The following is a genomic window from Benincasa hispida cultivar B227 chromosome 7, ASM972705v1, whole genome shotgun sequence.
GAGATATGTTAAAGGAGACAAGAAAGAAGGACAAGAAGGCCCTTTATATCTTGTATCAATTGGTGGGCGAAGATACGTTTGAGACCATCGCCAATGCGGAGACGTCAAAGGCGACATGGGACAAGCTCAAATTGACTCATAAAGGAGCCGATCATGTGAAAAAGATACGGTTGCAAACCTTACATGGTGAGTTTGAATCTTTACAAATGAAGGAGACAAAGGTGATAGCAGAATATCACACAAAAGTAATGGCAGTCGTCAACCAATTGAGACTGAATGGTGAAGAAATCACCGATGTTTGTGTCATGGAGAAGGTTCTACGAAgcctaaatacaaagttcaagatTATCGCCCTGACGATCGAGGAGACACAAGATCTCGAAAACATGACAATTGAACAATTTATAGCCTCGTTACAAGCCtatgaggagaaaaagaaaaggatgatGGAGCAAACAGAGACCGTTGAACAACTTCTCCAACTCAAAATGAAGGAGGAGAATAGTCGTGGACGTGGAAGAGGTCGTGGTGGTCGAGGCCATGGTGGAAGAGGTGAAGCCAGCACCGATGTTTCTCAAAATTTGTCTGAATCCTCAAGAGGAAGAGAAAGTCAAGGTCGTGGAAGACGTGGTGAAAGGTCTGGGAGAGATAAATCTCaggtaaaatgttataattataacaaatatGGACATTATGTGAATGAGTGTTACTCATCTCAAACAGAGTCGATTGATCGAAAGCATCGAGACCGATCAACCGCTAGCAAATCAAAAGCCCATCAAGGGCAATCCAATTATGCAGAGGAGAATGGAACCTTATTTATGATTTCAAAGGGAGAATAAGAGAGTCAAGATAGTATGTGGTGTCTTGACACAGAAGCCTCGAATCACATGTGTGGAAAAAGCGAGATGTTTGTGGAGTTCAACGAGATGGAGAAAGGTAATATTGCCTTTGGAGACAATTCTTTGGTCGCCATCAAAGGAATAGGTAAAATTCTCATTCgttaaaaaatggagaaaatcaatatatcacaaatgtttattacattcccaacgtaaaaaataatatattgagtGTAGGACAATTGTTAGGGAAAGGTTTTGaagttcaaatgaaaaacaattgttTGTATTTGAGGGATAATCATGAGAGACTTATTGCTAAAGTCTCCATGACCAAAAACCGAATATTGCCTTTGAATATATATAATGATGTTCCAAAATGCTTGAAGACGTGTTATGAAGATCTCTCTTGGCTATGGCATCTACGGTTCGAGCACCTTAATTTTGGAA
Proteins encoded in this region:
- the LOC120080948 gene encoding uncharacterized protein LOC120080948; the encoded protein is MENGFQEAEAGVDQEQRDMLKETRKKDKKALYILYQLVGEDTFETIANAETSKATWDKLKLTHKGADHVKKIRLQTLHGEFESLQMKETKVIAEYHTKVMAVVNQLRLNGEEITDVCVMEKVLRSLNTKFKIIALTIEETQDLENMTIEQFIASLQAYEEKKKRMMEQTETVEQLLQLKMKEENSRGRGRGRGGRGHGGRGEASTDVSQNLSESSRGRESQGRGRRGERSGRDKSQVKCYNYNKYGHYVNECYSSQTESIDRKHRDRSTASKSKAHQGQSNYAEENGTLFMISKGE